The following proteins are encoded in a genomic region of Bradyrhizobium sp. SK17:
- a CDS encoding LysR family transcriptional regulator, which yields MRYFVAVAETLHFGRAAERLHISQPPLSRQIAALEKELGVRLFERESRRARLTPAGRRFLEDARAVLMSFDQACRNARLAERGEIGELAIGFMMHAAYTSLPGLARRYMADHPQVHVELREVVPGALAEAVLSGRFDAAIMFNPGPIKGLETRIIHRERMCLALHPSHPLANRAVVNARQLKGQPLIATPTEAAPMLREAIVQYCRAGGFEPTIRLEVELQQTIVSLVAENLGIALVPESMGKLGIDNLVQRDLQAAPAIEHVIAWRPGNLNPALRPFLEEARAAQPIQPSSRNQIR from the coding sequence ATGCGCTATTTCGTGGCCGTGGCGGAGACGCTGCATTTCGGCCGCGCCGCCGAGCGGCTGCATATCAGCCAGCCGCCGCTGAGCCGGCAGATCGCAGCGCTGGAGAAGGAGCTCGGCGTCCGTCTGTTCGAGCGGGAGTCCCGCCGCGCGCGCCTCACGCCGGCCGGCCGCCGCTTTCTGGAGGATGCGCGCGCCGTGCTGATGAGCTTCGACCAGGCCTGCCGCAACGCGCGGCTCGCCGAGCGCGGCGAGATCGGCGAGCTTGCGATCGGCTTCATGATGCACGCGGCCTATACCAGCCTGCCGGGCCTGGCGCGGCGCTACATGGCCGACCATCCCCAGGTGCATGTCGAACTGCGCGAGGTGGTGCCCGGCGCGCTCGCCGAGGCGGTGCTGAGCGGACGCTTCGATGCGGCCATCATGTTCAATCCCGGGCCGATCAAGGGGCTCGAGACCCGCATCATCCATCGCGAGCGGATGTGCCTCGCGCTGCATCCAAGTCACCCGCTTGCCAATCGTGCTGTCGTCAACGCCAGGCAACTGAAAGGCCAGCCGCTGATCGCAACACCGACCGAAGCGGCGCCGATGCTGCGCGAGGCGATCGTGCAATATTGCCGCGCCGGCGGCTTCGAGCCGACCATTCGGCTCGAGGTCGAATTGCAACAGACCATCGTCAGCCTGGTCGCGGAAAATCTCGGCATCGCGCTGGTGCCGGAATCGATGGGCAAGCTCGGCATCGATAATCTGGTGCAGCGCGATTTGCAGGCGGCACCGGCGATCGAGCATGTGATCGCCTGGCGGCCGGGCAATCTCAATCCCGCGTTGCGGCCATTCCTGGAGGAGGCGCGGGCGGCTCAGCCGATCCAGCCGAGCAGCCGGAACCAGATCAGATAA
- a CDS encoding SLC13 family permease: protein MPETATSLIHPGWFAAIAILLWATSLLPEYLTALLFFAAVAVFHAAPPDVLFSGFQSEAFWLVLGGFVIGSAIRKVGLADRIARGLAAHLTGSWFRMVGGVVLLTYALAFVMPSNMGRIALLMPIILALADRAGLAEGSRGRYALALAVGFGTYQLSASILPANVPNLIMTGAAERAYGVHFDYMSYLVLHAPVIGILKGVVLVGCLVWLFPASPKPIEDHAEATPMSAAEWRLSIILLATLAFWMTDSLHGIRPAWVGLVSACLCLLPRIGFLNGEEFAAGVNVRTCIYLGGILGLAAVVAWSGLGTAIGDLIIPHLPLDPARPASDFASMIGLASLLNFVVTANGVPAVFTPLAASLAAHTGLSLPTVLMSQVFAYATPLLPYQAAPIVVAAGMARVPTSAAVKMCLIVGLISFVVLAPLYLIWFRLLGWIG, encoded by the coding sequence ATGCCCGAGACCGCGACGTCCCTGATCCATCCCGGCTGGTTTGCCGCGATCGCCATCCTGCTGTGGGCGACCAGCCTGCTGCCCGAATACCTCACGGCGTTGCTGTTCTTCGCGGCGGTGGCCGTGTTCCACGCGGCGCCGCCGGACGTGCTGTTCTCCGGCTTCCAGTCGGAGGCGTTCTGGCTGGTGCTGGGCGGCTTCGTGATCGGCAGCGCGATCCGCAAGGTCGGGCTGGCCGACCGGATCGCGCGTGGCCTTGCCGCGCATCTCACCGGGTCCTGGTTCCGGATGGTGGGTGGCGTCGTCCTGCTGACCTATGCGCTGGCCTTCGTGATGCCCTCGAACATGGGCCGCATCGCGCTGCTGATGCCGATCATCCTGGCGCTGGCCGATCGCGCCGGCCTCGCCGAGGGATCGCGCGGCCGCTATGCGCTCGCGCTCGCGGTGGGCTTCGGCACCTATCAGCTCTCGGCCTCGATCCTGCCGGCCAATGTGCCGAACCTGATCATGACCGGCGCCGCCGAGCGCGCCTATGGCGTGCATTTCGACTACATGTCGTATCTGGTGCTGCATGCGCCCGTGATCGGCATTCTCAAGGGCGTCGTGCTGGTGGGTTGCCTGGTGTGGCTGTTTCCTGCCTCGCCGAAGCCGATCGAAGATCACGCTGAAGCCACGCCGATGAGCGCGGCCGAATGGCGGCTCTCGATCATCCTGCTTGCCACGCTCGCCTTCTGGATGACGGACAGCCTGCACGGCATCCGCCCGGCCTGGGTCGGGCTGGTGTCGGCGTGTCTGTGCCTCCTGCCGCGCATCGGCTTCCTCAATGGCGAGGAATTCGCCGCCGGCGTCAATGTTCGCACCTGCATCTATCTCGGCGGCATTCTCGGGCTTGCCGCAGTCGTCGCGTGGTCCGGGCTCGGCACCGCGATCGGCGATCTGATCATTCCGCATCTGCCGCTCGACCCGGCGCGGCCGGCGTCGGATTTCGCCTCGATGATCGGACTCGCCAGCCTGCTCAATTTCGTCGTCACCGCCAACGGCGTGCCCGCGGTGTTCACGCCGCTTGCCGCCTCGCTCGCCGCGCACACCGGCCTGAGCCTGCCGACCGTGCTGATGTCGCAGGTGTTCGCCTATGCGACGCCGCTGCTGCCGTACCAGGCCGCGCCGATCGTCGTTGCCGCCGGCATGGCGCGGGTGCCGACCAGCGCGGCGGTCAAGATGTGCCTGATCGTCGGGCTGATCTCGTTCGTGGTGCTGGCGCCGCTTTATCTGATCTGGTTCCGGCTGCTCGGCTGGATCGGCTGA
- a CDS encoding VOC family protein — translation MLDHVSITVSNIRASEPFYDAVMAALGVTKMSSGDTWISYGERCDADHPDLTYLLIRPGPMPEAAYGRHWCFKARLRVQVDAFWHAGLSAGGSDDGAPGLRPEYHPHYYGAFLSDPDGNRIEAVCHRRVA, via the coding sequence ATGCTGGACCACGTCTCCATCACCGTGTCGAACATACGCGCCTCCGAGCCCTTCTACGATGCCGTGATGGCCGCGCTCGGCGTTACCAAGATGAGCAGTGGCGACACATGGATCAGCTACGGCGAGCGCTGTGACGCAGACCATCCGGATCTGACCTATTTGCTGATACGTCCTGGACCCATGCCCGAAGCAGCCTATGGACGGCATTGGTGCTTCAAGGCGCGGCTCAGGGTGCAGGTTGACGCCTTTTGGCATGCCGGGCTTTCGGCAGGCGGATCAGACGACGGCGCGCCGGGCCTGCGTCCCGAATATCATCCACACTACTATGGCGCCTTTCTAAGCGACCCGGACGGCAACCGCATCGAAGCGGTCTGCCATCGGCGTGTTGCATAA
- a CDS encoding LysR family transcriptional regulator, whose translation MDRLTSMAVFLRAVDLGSFAAAADALGMSGPMVGKHVRFLEERLGVRLIHRTTRRQSLTEFGHAYYERCRAVLAEAEAADALAADQLSEPRGRLRVTMPALLGRHCVAPLLLKLAQKYPALELDLSFGDPVADLMEGGYDLAIRTGDLNGQSGAITRRIARQRMVVCGSRAYLKAYGRPRTLDELGQHQALVYRRSGRLRPWLFPRDGQSPHEVWPAGRHKFDDLEAIADAAARGMGLAWLPSWLVRERLDNGALIRVLGEEGELPYDCHALWLPTPRLPLKVRLAVDTLAAALPKLVA comes from the coding sequence ATGGACCGCCTGACCAGCATGGCCGTGTTTCTCAGGGCGGTCGATCTCGGCTCGTTCGCGGCCGCAGCCGACGCGCTCGGGATGTCCGGTCCGATGGTCGGCAAGCATGTCCGCTTCCTCGAGGAGCGGCTCGGCGTCCGCCTGATCCATCGCACCACGCGACGTCAGAGCCTGACCGAGTTCGGACACGCCTATTACGAGCGCTGCCGCGCGGTGCTTGCCGAGGCGGAAGCCGCCGACGCGCTCGCGGCCGATCAACTGTCCGAGCCGCGGGGGCGGCTGCGGGTGACGATGCCGGCGCTGCTGGGACGGCACTGCGTGGCGCCGCTGCTGCTCAAGCTGGCGCAGAAATATCCGGCGCTGGAACTCGATTTGTCGTTCGGCGATCCGGTCGCCGATCTGATGGAAGGCGGCTACGACCTTGCGATCAGGACCGGCGATCTCAATGGACAATCTGGCGCGATCACACGGCGCATCGCGCGCCAGCGCATGGTGGTCTGCGGCTCGCGCGCCTATTTGAAAGCCTACGGCAGGCCGCGGACGCTCGACGAGCTCGGCCAGCACCAGGCATTGGTCTATCGCCGCTCCGGGCGGCTTCGCCCATGGCTGTTCCCGCGCGACGGTCAGTCACCGCACGAGGTCTGGCCGGCAGGCCGCCACAAATTCGACGATCTCGAAGCCATCGCCGACGCCGCGGCGCGCGGTATGGGGCTGGCATGGCTGCCATCCTGGCTGGTGCGCGAACGCCTCGACAACGGCGCGCTGATCCGCGTTCTCGGCGAAGAAGGCGAACTGCCCTACGACTGCCATGCGCTGTGGCTGCCGACGCCGCGACTGCCGCTCAAGGTCCGGCTTGCGGTAGACACGCTCGCCGCCGCGCTGCCCAAGCTCGTGGCATAG